Proteins found in one Amycolatopsis umgeniensis genomic segment:
- a CDS encoding DUF5318 family protein: MRNQRQVVDYALQRRALLKGVHSGRVGTYDVCDAGPYLLRAAKFHGRPGEQDCPVCHREELTLVSWVYGDELKHVAGSAKTPDELVRMDGHFAEFTVYEVEVCRSCHWNHLVRSYVLGTGEPGSTRPRTRSQRTAGQ; this comes from the coding sequence GTGCGAAACCAGCGGCAGGTCGTGGACTACGCCTTACAGCGGCGCGCGCTGCTCAAGGGCGTCCACTCCGGACGGGTCGGCACATACGACGTCTGCGACGCGGGCCCGTACCTCCTGCGGGCCGCGAAATTCCACGGACGACCTGGTGAGCAGGACTGCCCGGTCTGTCATCGGGAGGAACTGACCCTGGTGTCCTGGGTGTACGGCGACGAGCTCAAACACGTCGCCGGATCGGCCAAGACGCCGGACGAACTGGTGCGGATGGACGGGCACTTCGCCGAGTTCACCGTCTACGAAGTCGAGGTATGCCGGAGCTGTCACTGGAACCACCTGGTGCGGTCCTACGTCCTCGGAACAGGAGAACCGGGAAGCACCCGGCCACGGACCCGGTCACAGAGGACAGCGGGTCAGTGA